One segment of Dolichospermum sp. DET69 DNA contains the following:
- a CDS encoding carboxymuconolactone decarboxylase family protein has product MKYENAVLDDLELQEALKQINPKFGDFVTRVAGEAWGLPLIDQKTKALITIAVDVVNQGQAGPGSPFGAHVGMALKQGATPEEIEELLLFLCAYAGFNKVAGCFGALNEIMRK; this is encoded by the coding sequence ATGAAGTATGAAAATGCCGTTTTAGATGATTTAGAACTTCAAGAGGCTTTAAAACAGATAAATCCGAAATTTGGTGATTTTGTTACGCGAGTAGCAGGTGAAGCTTGGGGACTGCCATTAATTGACCAAAAAACCAAAGCCTTGATTACCATTGCTGTTGATGTCGTCAACCAAGGACAAGCAGGACCTGGAAGCCCCTTTGGTGCTCATGTCGGTATGGCTCTCAAACAGGGAGCAACTCCTGAAGAAATCGAAGAACTGTTATTGTTTCTTTGCGCTTATGCAGGATTTAATAAAGTTGCAGGCTGCTTTGGGGCTTTGAATGAAATTATGAGAAAATAA